One window of Cuculus canorus isolate bCucCan1 chromosome 10, bCucCan1.pri, whole genome shotgun sequence genomic DNA carries:
- the LOC104063995 gene encoding homeobox protein CDX-4 — protein sequence MYVSYLLDKETSMYPGSARGNSNLPVQNFVSTPAYSDYMGYHHVPTLDAHGQPAGAWGSHYGPQREDWNAYGPGPSSTVAAAQLNGSPPAQVSYSSADYSSLHPAGAGGLPPVETINAQQISPSSQRHSSYEWMRKTVQSTSTGKTRTREKYRVVYTDHQRLELEKEFHYNRYITIRRKSELAANLRLSERQVKIWFQNRRAKERKLMKKKMTHFDGSNLASMQSDSGSVSPMPVPDQQTHSEMPSSLFTPPPPPAPLPMNGLQHNGNLQQVVASQ from the exons ATGTATGTGAGTTACCTTTTGGATAAAGAGACCAGCATGTACCCAGGATCTGCGAGGGGTAACAGCAACCTGCCAGTGCAGAACTTTGTGTCTACTCCAGCCTATTCCGATTACATGGGATATCATCATGTGCCAACTCTGGACGCCCATGGACAGCCGGCGGGAGCCTGGGGATCTCACTACGGCCCACAGAGGGAGGACTGGAACGCTTACGGCCCAGGACCTTCCAGCACGGTGGCTGCGGCACAGCTCAATGGCTCGCCTCCTGCCCAGGTCTCCTACAGCTCTGCTGATTACAGCTCCCTTCatcctgctggagctggggggtTGCCGCCTGTAGAAACAATTAATGCACAGCAAATCTCTCCCAGCAGCCAAAGGCACAGCTCTTACGAGTGGATGAGGAAAACGGTGCAATCCACTTCTACAG GTAAAACAAGAACAAGAGAGAAGTACCGCGTGGTTTACACAGATCATCAGAGACTAGAATTAGAGAAGGAATTTCATTACAACAGATACATTACAATCAGGAGGAAGTCTGAACTTGCTGCAAACCTAAGGCTTTCTGAGAGACAG gtGAAAATCTGGTTCCAGAATCGCAgagccaaagaaagaaaattaatgaagaagaaaatgactcATTTTGATGGCAGCAATCTTGCTTCTATGCAGAGTGACTCTGGCTCCGTGAGCCCGATGCCAGTTCCTGACCAACAGACTCATTCAGAAATGCCCAGTTCCTTATTCacccctccacctcctccagctccGCTTCCCATGAATGGTTTGCAGCACAACGGGAACCTGCAGCAGGTGGTGGCCTCGCAGTAA